Part of the Aureitalea marina genome, GTTCTCTTTTGGTTTTGCGGGCGATTGATCGCGCTGCGTACCTTGGTTACTTTAATTTTTGCCATCTTCTTCAGTATTTTATCCTTTGTACAATTTCTCCAGGGAGATTCCACGCTGCTTGGCCACCATTTCGGCAGAACGCAATTGCAACAAGGCATCGAAAGTTGCCTTTACTACATTGTGTGGGTTGGACGACCCTTGAGACTTAGATAATACATCGTGAACTCCTACTGCTTCCAGTACCGCACGTACAGCACCTCCGGCAATAACCCCCGTACCGGGAGCAGCTGGAAGTAATGTTACGCGGGCTCCACCGTACTTACCTTTTTGCTCGTGTGGCAAAGTGGCTTTGTTCAATGGGATACGCACCAGGTTCTTCTTGGCATCTTCGATGGCCTTGGCAATGGCACTGGCAACATCTTTCGACTTCCCTAGTCCTTGTCCAACAACACCGTTTTCGTCACCAACAACAACAATAGCAGAAAATCCGAAGGCACGACCCCCTTTGGTCACCTTGGTAACCCGTTGTACACCAACCAGGCGATCCTTTAATTCCAGACCTCCGGGTTTGACTGTTTCTACGTTTTTATAATCCTGATACATACTTACTAGAATTTAAGTCCGCCTTCACGCGCACCTTCTGCTAATGATTTTACTCTTCCGTGATACAGATAACCTCCACGGTCAAATGCAACACTGTCTACACCGGCTTTGATCGCCTTTTCAGCAATGGACTTACCAACCAATTTGGCCGCTTCAGTCTTATTTACTTTAGACGCGTCGATGTCCTTATCTCTCGAAGAAGCAGCGGTAATGGTCACACCACGTACGTCGTCGATCAGTTGCGCATAGATTTCCTTGTTCGATCGGAACACAGCCAAACGAGGACGTTCGGCAGAACCGGCAACGGTTTTACGGATCCGGTAGTGGATGCGCTGTCTTCTCTGTTCTTTAGATAATGCCATAACTTACTGACTTAAGCAGTTTTACCTGCTTTTCTTCTAATTTGTTCTCCTACAAACTTGATTCCTTTTCCTTTGTAAGGCTCTGGCTTACGGAAGCTACGGATCTTGGCAGCAACTTGACCTACCAATTGCTTGTCGTGAGAAGTTAGTTTAACAATAGGGTTTTTACCTTTTTCACTGACGGTCTCTACTTTCACCTCTGGGGCGATATCCAACACAATGTTGTGAGAGAAACCGACGGCCAGATCCAATTTCTGTCCTTGGTTAGAGGCACGATAACCTACCCCAACCAATTCCAGTTCCTTGGTCCAACCTTTGGACACACCTTCGATCATGTTGCTGATCAATGCACGGTACAATCCGTGCTTGGCGCGGTGGTCCTTGGCATCAGAAGGACGCTCAACGATTACGTTGCCTTCCTCTACTTTTACGCTAACCGCATCAAACTGCTGCGTTAACTCGCCTTGCTTTCCTTTTACGGTGATCACGTTGTCGTTGATCTCAACAGTAACCCCCTCTGGAATCGCTACTGGGCTTTTACCTATTCTGGACATTGCTCGTCTTAATTATATTAGTAAACGTAACACAATACTTCTCCACCAACCTTTTGAGCTGTGGCCTGCTTACCGGTCATTACACCGGCCGAAGTGGACACGATGGCAATTCCCAGTCCGTTCAGGACACGAGGCATCTCGTTGGAGGCAGAGTATTTACGTAAACCAGGTTTACTTACTCTTTGAATTCTACGAATAACCGGTTCTTTGGTCATTCGGTCGTACTTCAATGCGATTTTGATAGTCCCTTGAGGTCCATCTTCATCATTGAATTTATAACTCAGGACATACCCTTGATCAAATAGGATCTTGGTAATCTCCTTTTTCAGGTTTGAGGCAGGGATCTCCACTACACGGTGTCCCGCCTGTGCTGCATTTCGGATTCTGGTTAGAAAATCTGCAATTGGATCAGTAGTCATCTTCTCTTCTCTTTAATTTATTACCAGCTTGCCTTTCTAA contains:
- the rpsH gene encoding 30S ribosomal protein S8, whose translation is MTTDPIADFLTRIRNAAQAGHRVVEIPASNLKKEITKILFDQGYVLSYKFNDEDGPQGTIKIALKYDRMTKEPVIRRIQRVSKPGLRKYSASNEMPRVLNGLGIAIVSTSAGVMTGKQATAQKVGGEVLCYVY
- the rpsE gene encoding 30S ribosomal protein S5, whose translation is MYQDYKNVETVKPGGLELKDRLVGVQRVTKVTKGGRAFGFSAIVVVGDENGVVGQGLGKSKDVASAIAKAIEDAKKNLVRIPLNKATLPHEQKGKYGGARVTLLPAAPGTGVIAGGAVRAVLEAVGVHDVLSKSQGSSNPHNVVKATFDALLQLRSAEMVAKQRGISLEKLYKG
- the rplF gene encoding 50S ribosomal protein L6 translates to MSRIGKSPVAIPEGVTVEINDNVITVKGKQGELTQQFDAVSVKVEEGNVIVERPSDAKDHRAKHGLYRALISNMIEGVSKGWTKELELVGVGYRASNQGQKLDLAVGFSHNIVLDIAPEVKVETVSEKGKNPIVKLTSHDKQLVGQVAAKIRSFRKPEPYKGKGIKFVGEQIRRKAGKTA
- the rplR gene encoding 50S ribosomal protein L18, translating into MALSKEQRRQRIHYRIRKTVAGSAERPRLAVFRSNKEIYAQLIDDVRGVTITAASSRDKDIDASKVNKTEAAKLVGKSIAEKAIKAGVDSVAFDRGGYLYHGRVKSLAEGAREGGLKF